A window from Candidatus Arthromitus sp. SFB-rat-Yit encodes these proteins:
- a CDS encoding tetratricopeptide repeat protein: MDFYFKKANDYYNKKDYKKALSLYKKSIENQVGEACSLYNAAVCHIKLKEYNEAIDLLKQALEIKLDHKYLFNLAYCYSLLGDNAKALTYFNWSWAINNDDYECKKAISMILDSFNKTKK, encoded by the coding sequence TTGGATTTTTACTTTAAAAAGGCGAATGATTATTACAATAAAAAAGATTATAAGAAGGCTCTTTCATTATATAAAAAATCTATCGAAAATCAAGTAGGTGAAGCATGTTCGCTTTACAATGCTGCTGTTTGTCACATAAAACTAAAGGAATATAATGAAGCAATCGATTTATTAAAACAAGCTCTTGAAATAAAACTTGATCATAAATATTTATTTAATTTAGCTTATTGCTACTCTCTGCTTGGTGATAATGCTAAAGCTCTTACATATTTTAATTGGTCATGGGCTATTAATAACGATGACTACGAATGCAAGAAGGCAATTTCTATGATACTAGATTCATTTAATAAAACAAAAAAGTAA
- a CDS encoding transglutaminase-like domain-containing protein yields the protein MFNLLIDILNNGIISVFIVVLFTFTIFRGIIKYNKLQYIFHDIRFYINIISLYLVYLSYDFIAYELYYLILKSLNINHVDNTLIGFILKIVLFVLAFIICNLMCRCIHILLFKNMVIKSHKFLFQLPNIFKNIIFGIIKAPKAILVVLIFIFALDTFSVFLTDNNRINQIMNSSNLYKNISSRIIAPFKYDLNEIMLNIFSPILETFEDIKTNNVKYLYNGVTIDEATKSTDEIVEFAIQSTKGLSTSYDKAKKLYDDVVNMLEYDEKKSNDILNEDFSNLSGAISAFESKRGICFDYASLYSVLAESIQLPTRIVVGKGYDGNSWINHAWNEVYIEESNVWIKVDTTFGETGNYFDINNFEQDHIRERVIWEFSV from the coding sequence TTGTTTAATTTATTGATAGATATCTTGAACAATGGTATTATTTCTGTCTTCATTGTGGTATTGTTTACATTTACTATATTTAGAGGGATTATTAAGTATAATAAGTTACAATATATTTTTCATGATATAAGATTTTATATAAATATTATTTCACTTTATCTTGTTTATTTATCTTATGATTTTATTGCTTACGAGTTATATTATTTAATTTTAAAATCTCTTAATATCAATCATGTGGATAATACATTGATTGGATTTATATTGAAGATAGTGTTATTTGTTTTAGCATTTATTATTTGCAATTTAATGTGTAGGTGTATTCATATTTTATTGTTTAAAAACATGGTAATTAAGTCTCATAAGTTTTTATTTCAACTTCCAAATATATTTAAAAATATAATATTTGGAATTATAAAAGCTCCTAAGGCAATCCTTGTTGTATTGATTTTTATTTTCGCTCTTGATACATTTTCTGTGTTTTTAACAGACAATAATAGGATTAATCAAATTATGAATTCATCTAATTTGTATAAAAACATATCTAGTAGGATTATAGCTCCATTTAAATATGATTTGAATGAGATCATGCTTAATATTTTTAGTCCTATTCTAGAAACATTTGAAGATATTAAAACGAATAACGTAAAGTATTTGTATAATGGAGTTACAATAGATGAGGCTACAAAGAGTACTGATGAAATTGTAGAATTTGCTATACAAAGTACGAAAGGATTAAGCACATCATATGATAAAGCAAAAAAATTATATGATGATGTTGTAAATATGCTTGAATATGATGAAAAAAAATCAAATGATATATTAAATGAAGATTTTAGCAATTTATCTGGAGCTATTTCTGCATTTGAAAGCAAACGGGGAATTTGTTTTGATTATGCGAGTCTTTATTCAGTACTTGCTGAAAGTATACAGTTACCAACTCGTATTGTTGTTGGGAAAGGATATGATGGAAATAGTTGGATAAATCATGCTTGGAATGAAGTTTATATTGAAGAATCTAATGTTTGGATCAAAGTTGATACTACATTCGGAGAAACGGGTAATTATTTTGATATTAACAATTTTGAACAAGACCACATAAGGGAAAGAGTCATATGGGAATTTTCAGTTTAA
- a CDS encoding regulatory protein RecX, translated as MSREFIIAKNLALKLLNRYDKTQKEMKKYLLDKCVDPNVADNVIKYLLEYNFINDCRYARNYINKNLLKYGEKKIFFDLILKGLDSEFLKAEFSKISDEQKIEIGVKICKKKYDAIKDKFEGFKIRHKLFCHLIGKGYDYDLATKILDQVYSRN; from the coding sequence ATGAGTAGAGAATTTATAATCGCGAAAAATTTAGCATTAAAGTTATTGAATCGGTATGATAAAACGCAAAAGGAAATGAAAAAATATCTTTTGGATAAATGTGTTGATCCAAATGTGGCAGATAATGTGATCAAATATTTATTAGAGTATAACTTTATAAATGATTGCAGATATGCCAGAAATTACATAAATAAAAACTTGTTAAAGTACGGGGAAAAGAAAATATTCTTTGATTTAATCCTGAAAGGATTAGATAGTGAATTTTTAAAAGCGGAATTTTCAAAAATATCTGATGAACAAAAGATAGAGATAGGCGTTAAAATATGTAAAAAGAAGTACGATGCTATTAAAGATAAGTTTGAAGGATTTAAAATTAGACACAAGCTTTTTTGTCACTTAATTGGAAAAGGATATGATTACGACTTAGCAACAAAAATATTAGATCAGGTTTATTCAAGAAATTAA
- a CDS encoding M16 family metallopeptidase, whose protein sequence is MESLKIKFKEFILENGFKILVLNRQCKFFNFNLGIKIGSAYETDNERGFSHFVEHMLFRSNNKFKDYEVNNIIEFLGGDYDAFTDYGSTVLSVNGLDDDLEKCIELISSMVIAPKFDSEELDIERDIIISELDSCYANYEEFSFSKLNEQAFEKSHIKYDVAGNRELLKNVTSCDLIEFHNKYYVPNNAYAVIISSYSEDYIISLFKKYFNSWQRKHISHRELIEEVNIPKTIVTEKSDLEVSTITYLFMFKDLKQSEKILLKLAEYKLGGSSNSILFKKVRDEEGLAYDIYTQLEISDEFQGMYIFCTTSKENVDRAKKIIDESILEIKNCSYNFDCYNLNLMKKLQLIAIYSIFEDNRKLGLYLIEKLIYGKNIESYIEDLKKIESVNKEQIMEVCKKHLNNPTVHILKGK, encoded by the coding sequence ATGGAAAGTTTAAAAATTAAATTTAAAGAATTTATTTTAGAAAATGGATTTAAGATCCTCGTTTTAAATAGGCAGTGTAAATTTTTTAATTTTAATCTTGGAATTAAAATTGGAAGTGCATATGAAACGGATAACGAGAGAGGATTCAGTCACTTTGTTGAACATATGTTATTCAGATCAAATAATAAATTTAAGGATTACGAGGTAAATAACATTATTGAATTTTTAGGAGGAGATTATGATGCATTTACTGATTATGGTTCAACCGTTTTATCTGTGAATGGATTGGATGATGATTTGGAGAAATGCATAGAACTAATTTCATCTATGGTTATAGCTCCTAAATTTGATAGTGAAGAGCTTGATATTGAGAGAGATATAATAATTTCAGAGTTAGATTCGTGCTATGCAAACTATGAGGAATTTAGTTTTTCAAAGCTAAATGAGCAAGCTTTTGAAAAATCTCATATAAAGTATGACGTAGCAGGAAATAGAGAATTATTGAAAAATGTAACTAGTTGCGATTTGATAGAATTCCACAATAAATATTATGTTCCTAATAATGCGTATGCAGTTATTATTAGTTCATACAGTGAAGATTACATAATTAGTTTATTTAAAAAATATTTTAACTCCTGGCAAAGAAAACATATTTCACATAGAGAACTAATTGAAGAGGTAAATATTCCAAAGACTATAGTTACTGAAAAGAGCGATTTAGAAGTAAGTACTATTACATATTTGTTTATGTTTAAAGATTTAAAACAAAGCGAGAAAATACTTTTAAAATTAGCAGAGTATAAACTTGGTGGAAGCTCGAATTCTATATTATTTAAGAAGGTAAGAGATGAAGAAGGGTTAGCTTATGATATTTATACACAATTAGAAATTAGCGATGAATTTCAAGGTATGTATATTTTTTGTACGACTAGCAAAGAAAATGTAGATAGAGCTAAGAAGATTATAGACGAATCTATATTGGAAATAAAAAATTGTAGTTATAATTTTGATTGTTATAACTTGAATCTTATGAAAAAACTACAATTAATAGCTATATATTCAATTTTTGAAGATAATAGGAAGCTTGGATTGTATTTGATAGAAAAACTTATTTATGGTAAAAATATCGAATCATATATAGAAGATTTAAAAAAAATAGAAAGTGTTAATAAAGAACAAATAATGGAAGTTTGTAAAAAACATCTTAATAATCCAACAGTTCATATTCTCAAAGGGAAATAG
- a CDS encoding DUF4214 domain-containing protein: MFKCKHKLFTLFMSMFVVLFALVCGTKANAIDSKDVIVKTKFLEELSGKNRFIFSVDVEKKVDGVIKEFFIEVDNKITPVSTYQISENKYIIIINQNTKSYDMDNVKLGVNFVVNRSQESIKEIATLSAKNENFRSSSVIGEPRLLYYNQNQIVLAVEIDDPWDMLKSVQSVLVYPELVTNSSTTFEIKYVVVSEELKQYVYIYLDGFPSDQPLKFNLSLLFQNELDGVSIKKINKTFLYNFSTKDIIEEFVMNIYSSLLKRNPTTTELKNNVQALINKTLSPSTLIVNIVEGIEFQNKLMSNGEFINRVYRVILNRDPDEDGKKYWVSEVKRTSRQDVLKQMLICEEYVRLMNELGLKI, encoded by the coding sequence TTGTTTAAATGTAAACATAAATTATTTACTTTATTTATGTCTATGTTCGTAGTACTATTTGCTCTAGTTTGTGGAACAAAAGCAAATGCAATTGATAGCAAGGATGTTATTGTTAAGACTAAGTTTCTAGAAGAGTTATCTGGTAAAAATAGATTTATATTTAGTGTGGATGTTGAGAAAAAAGTAGATGGAGTTATTAAAGAGTTCTTCATCGAAGTTGATAATAAGATTACGCCTGTTAGTACATATCAGATTTCTGAAAATAAATACATTATAATTATTAACCAAAATACAAAATCTTATGATATGGATAATGTAAAATTAGGTGTGAATTTCGTTGTAAATAGGTCACAAGAGAGTATAAAAGAAATTGCAACGTTAAGTGCCAAAAATGAAAATTTTAGATCTTCGAGTGTTATTGGAGAGCCAAGACTCCTATATTATAACCAAAATCAAATAGTTTTAGCGGTTGAAATAGATGACCCTTGGGATATGCTTAAAAGTGTACAATCTGTACTTGTGTATCCAGAGTTAGTGACCAATTCTAGTACGACTTTTGAAATAAAATATGTTGTGGTATCTGAAGAACTTAAACAATACGTGTACATATATCTTGATGGATTTCCGTCTGATCAGCCTTTAAAATTTAACTTAAGTTTGTTATTTCAAAATGAATTGGATGGTGTTTCCATTAAAAAAATTAATAAAACATTTCTATATAATTTTAGTACCAAGGATATTATAGAAGAATTTGTAATGAACATTTATAGTAGTTTACTGAAAAGAAATCCAACTACTACGGAGTTGAAAAATAATGTACAAGCATTAATCAATAAAACATTGTCACCAAGTACATTGATTGTAAATATCGTTGAGGGCATTGAATTTCAAAATAAATTAATGTCTAATGGTGAGTTTATAAACAGAGTTTATAGAGTTATACTGAATCGTGACCCAGATGAGGATGGTAAGAAATATTGGGTTAGTGAAGTTAAAAGGACATCACGCCAAGATGTTTTAAAACAGATGTTAATTTGTGAAGAATATGTAAGATTGATGAATGAACTAGGATTGAAAATTTAA
- a CDS encoding NADH peroxidase, whose product MKKFVCTICGYIAEGSAPEVCPICKAPADKFNEQTGDMTWADDHVIGVAKDVDPRIIEGLRMNFEAECTEVGMYLAMSRQADREGFPEVAEAYKRIAIEEAEHASKFAELLGEVVDNSTKINLEKRVAAEYGACQGKKDLATLAKQLNLDAIHDTVHEMCKDEARHGRAFKGLLERYFKA is encoded by the coding sequence ATGAAAAAATTTGTTTGTACAATATGTGGATACATAGCTGAGGGGTCTGCTCCAGAGGTTTGTCCTATCTGTAAAGCACCAGCTGATAAATTTAATGAGCAAACTGGGGATATGACTTGGGCAGATGACCATGTAATTGGTGTTGCTAAAGATGTTGATCCTAGAATTATAGAAGGATTAAGAATGAATTTTGAAGCTGAGTGTACAGAAGTTGGAATGTATCTAGCAATGTCCAGACAAGCTGATAGAGAAGGTTTCCCAGAAGTTGCTGAAGCTTATAAAAGAATAGCTATAGAAGAAGCTGAGCATGCTTCTAAGTTCGCTGAGCTTTTAGGAGAAGTTGTTGACAACTCTACTAAAATTAACTTAGAGAAAAGAGTTGCTGCTGAGTATGGAGCTTGTCAAGGTAAAAAAGATTTAGCTACATTAGCTAAACAATTAAACTTAGATGCTATTCATGACACAGTTCATGAAATGTGTAAAGATGAAGCTAGACACGGAAGAGCATTCAAAGGTCTTCTTGAGAGATACTTCAAAGCTTAA
- a CDS encoding DUF4214 domain-containing protein — protein sequence MKSLFKMMIRFVFFVILCLNLCIKVSYTLDKIDVPIYIVESGNFVEIVVDDAFGYEINKVSLKDLISGNEIKINEIDKRFFIYDKLEDGTGYEIKISLIDRSSFKTINQVSKFKYLNNSFDVNNIGINTCDVMFKYDKKNLIFINGIELYGKKFGDEGKEDRFDFHIKKSKKEINNLRNIFKFNNISLHPSTTYDIRYVINLKDNVNLVFDKHIKTKDFDILDMSSKMINNNQLELKWDVTSNNFKFINNDSINIYIKGKGDINYSVDPDIRINDEKVNSTVIELKELSPIYDIKLAYKFGDGVIEKEIGQTNDCYNLNTDIKIKNLRDLFIQFDFIKNLNFKSGDRLNIYIEEKDDKLSRKKVRSIDLKDQIQGNSVDYKNLKTNTEYSIDYEILNSYDESLIIKNETFRTLPFEIKNISAKPIVDSDGNLNVKLRWEITEPNFRFGSNDSLKVFIKEKNDSEYPNDSQFYANRDLSRLGSCILNLGRDINKEYDFKFVYDIDGKEYVSYGDLKNNALVRTQSEGTSYSNGETNNTGEANNQNNTVKVSIKDKKVNEVIFQLEYSEDFTFEEGDSIRLFKKLRNGSAKNFSSEPDKEYIHASNGENQIDLKNIKEVSIGYLIPEKEYDFKIEFKTKNELKDKDTIIESGSGDGSSGGSGSGSDTGGGSTGGGTESGGEDSGSNGDLSDGNGSNGDDNQENGEGSDDSSSEEEEGDEEETEDSEDVSTGTEGSEDSGNTGTVEGGGSSEETGKTEETEEEPSSSNKKYSVRNTEERKTLEKTFENQKTSSFTIDEFKTTSIRPNSVSFEWKVSGEPTTFDEKDKVEIYIKRKIVNGYPAGSSFSKVGSEVSGVFKGDGTVTYMDMDYTAKLVYTISNVKFEKTVEFKTTHADASIKLESTTEYYAILNIAAPQDYIFANGDYVEIYVKKRSDNKYPKEPNIISFHGESNKLEDLTKFNILPVLPDMDYDVLLTYKTKANDIEDKTMQFRTKKLEFSNCRIDSMKGNTLRIKTDFGNDMVVMDYLDIYVDTFYKLADHKQYNSDSIFSGSRNEIFDFECTIPDNTKDYDLLISYNPHGYFNEVYFVDFELEYRGIKPTVEEGEKYEDEFTKSTFDLKWSYGENTKFLEGDKLNIYLKTVKKAEQGEENEDSSNEKKESDIVIGDEYVKIHTIESDIISVTSFNLDQFLTDDTDYIVMIEPVTEKFTIGAGKTEFYVEKIIKNEPVDETIFEQPVEIERFDGIGNQFAFPIPDLGDISLTEEMDILCDIDGISARINEDGNIGVEGLVPGKEYPSIEVRIVVEEGKEIIFNIQNIILEAENPRQSFLYNVYDRAFLRAPDELGYDYWINRLNNQDIGARDFLINLLFAEKEFSELEYTTDKLIEILYSIVVDRDPDEEGLRFWIDFYNNESLVNANGDVFNAKKHVVDRMINEEEFMKMVVGMGLKY from the coding sequence GTGAAGAGTTTATTTAAAATGATGATTAGGTTTGTTTTTTTTGTAATATTGTGTTTGAATTTATGCATTAAAGTAAGTTATACACTGGATAAAATAGATGTTCCTATTTACATAGTTGAGAGTGGAAATTTTGTTGAAATTGTAGTAGATGATGCATTTGGATATGAAATTAATAAAGTTAGTTTAAAAGATTTGATTTCTGGAAATGAAATTAAAATTAATGAAATTGATAAACGATTTTTTATATATGACAAGTTAGAAGATGGTACTGGGTATGAGATAAAAATTTCATTAATTGATAGATCATCATTTAAAACAATTAATCAAGTTTCGAAGTTTAAATATTTAAACAATAGTTTTGACGTTAATAATATTGGAATTAATACTTGTGATGTTATGTTTAAATATGATAAAAAGAATCTGATTTTTATAAATGGAATTGAGCTTTATGGTAAAAAATTTGGAGATGAAGGTAAAGAAGATAGATTTGACTTTCATATAAAGAAATCAAAGAAGGAAATAAATAATCTCAGAAATATTTTTAAGTTTAATAATATTTCGTTACATCCATCTACCACATATGATATCAGATATGTCATTAATTTAAAGGATAATGTTAATTTAGTATTTGATAAGCATATAAAGACTAAAGATTTTGATATTTTGGATATGAGTTCAAAAATGATTAATAATAATCAGCTTGAATTAAAATGGGATGTCACATCAAATAATTTTAAATTTATCAATAATGATTCAATTAATATTTATATCAAAGGTAAGGGTGATATAAATTATTCAGTTGATCCAGATATTAGAATAAATGATGAAAAGGTTAACTCAACTGTTATTGAATTAAAAGAATTATCCCCTATTTATGATATAAAGCTTGCTTATAAGTTTGGAGATGGAGTTATTGAAAAAGAGATAGGTCAGACTAATGATTGTTATAATCTTAATACGGATATTAAGATAAAAAATTTAAGAGATTTATTTATACAATTTGATTTCATTAAAAATTTAAATTTTAAATCCGGGGATAGGTTAAACATTTATATTGAGGAGAAGGATGATAAATTATCCAGAAAGAAAGTTAGGTCTATAGATTTAAAAGATCAAATTCAGGGAAATAGTGTTGATTATAAAAATTTGAAAACGAATACAGAATATAGTATTGATTATGAAATTTTAAATTCATATGATGAATCTTTGATAATTAAAAATGAAACTTTCAGAACTCTTCCATTTGAAATTAAAAATATTAGTGCCAAGCCTATAGTTGATAGTGATGGAAATTTAAATGTTAAACTTAGATGGGAAATAACTGAGCCTAATTTTAGATTTGGGAGTAATGATTCATTAAAAGTTTTTATTAAAGAAAAGAATGATTCGGAATATCCAAATGATTCGCAATTTTATGCAAATAGAGATTTAAGCAGATTGGGATCTTGTATTTTAAATTTGGGGAGAGATATAAACAAAGAATATGATTTTAAATTTGTTTATGATATAGATGGAAAAGAATATGTAAGCTATGGTGATTTAAAAAATAATGCACTTGTTAGAACACAATCTGAAGGTACATCATATTCAAACGGTGAAACAAATAATACTGGGGAAGCTAACAATCAAAATAATACGGTAAAAGTTTCTATTAAAGATAAAAAAGTTAATGAAGTTATATTTCAGCTTGAGTATTCTGAAGATTTTACGTTTGAAGAAGGTGACAGTATAAGATTATTTAAAAAACTTAGAAATGGTTCTGCAAAGAATTTTTCTAGTGAGCCTGATAAAGAGTACATCCATGCTAGTAATGGAGAAAACCAAATTGATTTGAAAAATATAAAAGAGGTGAGCATTGGATACCTAATTCCAGAGAAAGAATATGATTTTAAGATTGAGTTTAAGACAAAAAATGAGCTAAAGGATAAAGATACTATAATTGAATCTGGAAGTGGTGACGGTAGTAGTGGAGGATCTGGAAGCGGATCTGATACTGGAGGTGGTTCGACTGGAGGAGGAACAGAATCAGGTGGAGAAGATTCGGGAAGCAATGGAGATTTATCTGACGGAAATGGTTCAAATGGTGATGACAATCAAGAAAATGGTGAAGGATCTGATGATAGCAGCAGTGAAGAGGAAGAAGGTGATGAAGAAGAAACAGAAGATAGTGAAGATGTGTCTACTGGAACAGAAGGTTCAGAAGATAGTGGAAATACTGGAACAGTAGAAGGTGGAGGTTCATCTGAAGAAACAGGAAAAACAGAGGAAACAGAAGAAGAACCTTCAAGCTCTAATAAAAAATATAGTGTTAGAAATACAGAAGAAAGAAAAACTTTAGAAAAGACATTTGAAAATCAGAAAACTAGCTCATTTACTATAGATGAATTTAAAACAACGTCAATTAGACCAAATAGTGTAAGTTTTGAGTGGAAAGTATCTGGAGAACCTACGACTTTTGATGAGAAAGATAAAGTTGAGATTTATATTAAAAGAAAGATTGTTAATGGATATCCTGCAGGATCTTCATTTTCAAAAGTTGGTTCTGAGGTTAGCGGAGTGTTTAAAGGTGATGGGACTGTAACTTATATGGATATGGATTATACAGCTAAGCTTGTTTACACAATAAGTAATGTTAAATTTGAAAAGACTGTGGAATTTAAAACAACGCATGCAGATGCGTCTATAAAATTAGAAAGTACGACAGAGTATTATGCAATTTTAAATATTGCAGCTCCACAAGATTATATATTTGCAAATGGAGATTATGTAGAAATATATGTAAAGAAGCGAAGTGATAATAAGTATCCTAAAGAACCTAATATAATTTCATTCCATGGTGAGAGTAATAAGTTAGAAGATTTAACGAAATTTAATATACTTCCTGTATTGCCAGATATGGATTATGATGTTCTTCTTACGTATAAAACGAAAGCAAATGATATTGAAGATAAAACAATGCAGTTTAGAACAAAGAAATTAGAATTTAGTAATTGTAGGATAGATTCCATGAAAGGTAACACACTTAGAATAAAAACTGATTTTGGTAATGATATGGTGGTTATGGATTATTTAGATATATATGTTGATACTTTCTATAAATTGGCAGATCATAAACAGTATAATAGTGATTCTATATTTAGTGGTAGTCGTAATGAAATATTTGATTTTGAGTGTACGATTCCAGATAATACAAAAGATTATGATTTGTTGATTTCTTACAATCCACATGGATATTTTAATGAAGTTTATTTTGTAGATTTTGAACTTGAGTATAGAGGAATTAAGCCAACTGTTGAAGAGGGCGAGAAATATGAAGATGAATTTACTAAAAGTACGTTTGATCTTAAGTGGTCTTATGGAGAGAATACAAAGTTTTTAGAAGGAGATAAGTTAAACATTTATTTGAAGACAGTTAAAAAGGCAGAACAGGGTGAAGAAAATGAGGATTCCTCAAACGAAAAGAAAGAATCTGATATTGTAATTGGGGATGAATATGTAAAAATTCATACTATTGAATCAGATATAATTTCAGTTACAAGTTTTAATTTAGATCAATTTTTAACTGATGATACAGATTATATTGTTATGATAGAACCTGTTACAGAGAAATTTACAATAGGTGCAGGCAAAACAGAATTTTATGTTGAGAAAATTATTAAGAATGAACCTGTAGATGAAACAATTTTTGAGCAACCTGTTGAAATTGAAAGATTTGATGGAATAGGTAATCAATTTGCATTTCCTATTCCTGATCTCGGAGATATAAGTTTGACAGAAGAGATGGATATATTATGTGATATAGATGGAATATCTGCTCGAATTAATGAAGATGGAAATATTGGAGTTGAAGGACTTGTGCCAGGTAAGGAATATCCTTCAATAGAGGTTAGAATTGTAGTAGAAGAAGGGAAGGAGATTATATTTAATATACAAAATATAATCCTCGAAGCTGAGAATCCTAGGCAATCATTTTTATACAATGTGTATGATAGAGCATTCTTAAGAGCCCCTGACGAACTTGGTTATGATTATTGGATTAATAGATTAAATAATCAAGATATAGGAGCAAGAGATTTTTTGATTAATTTATTGTTTGCGGAAAAAGAGTTTTCAGAACTTGAATATACCACAGATAAATTAATTGAAATACTTTATTCTATAGTTGTTGATAGAGATCCGGATGAGGAAGGTTTGAGATTCTGGATAGATTTTTACAACAATGAATCACTTGTAAATGCAAATGGAGATGTATTTAATGCAAAGAAACACGTGGTGGATAGAATGATTAATGAAGAAGAATTTATGAAAATGGTAGTTGGAATGGGATTAAAATATTAA